The following proteins come from a genomic window of Lolium rigidum isolate FL_2022 chromosome 5, APGP_CSIRO_Lrig_0.1, whole genome shotgun sequence:
- the LOC124652187 gene encoding uncharacterized protein LOC124652187 — translation MSLRRLLSAAVSANLRRSLSTATSSHPPWAMIDYTSRVDQSSSAPTPCFRPLEPPGVSTISAPAHLLNPRERPACWDSNVVQLLGGEVRAASGDGHLLLNYRDLRAEAPCTSWDLCMDMEIQHFVCNPLSGQMLRLPDIGGSRRTLLDNHMGILTQAGGGRRHGRGPPNRFAVADLVRRGGTLLRFLSDEGKWNTVVMGIRRRSMPPRNMSLNQETVAFGGRLWWVDLTLGVISLDPFRDTPEIFCTLLPSRSVLPARAPTETGDFSKDEETARYMREVAKFRRVGVSEGRLRYAELAPGGPFLLSSFALDDEGRAWTLEQQVELRKVLADGGYPVRHNSAAPQIAVLDPLNACAVHLKVGDHVVVVDIHKGKVIGASRLQDDYSSLVPCVLPPWLGASRIPTTGKKDDMEAPDDLVICL, via the exons ATGTCTCTCCGGCGACTCCTctccgccgccgtctccgccaACCTCCGACGCTccctctccaccgccacctcctcgcACCCACCATGGGCCATGATTGACTACACGTCGCGCGTCGACCAATCATCGTCGGCGCCGACCCCGTGCTTCCGCCCCCTCGAGCCTCCGGGCGTCTCAACCATCTCCGCCCCGGCGCACCTCCTCAACCCCAGGGAACGCCCCGCCTGTTGGGATTC CAACGTCGTCCAGCTCCTTGGCGGCGAGGTTCGCGCCGCAAGCGGCGACGGCCACCTTCTCCTCAACTACCGCGATCTCCGAGCGGAGGCGCCCTGCACCTCCTGGGATCTATGCATGGACATGGAAATCCAGCACTTTGTCTGCAACCCTCTCAGCGGCCAGATGCTCAGGCTGCCGGACATCGGTGGCTCCAGGAGGACCCTTCTGGACAACCACATGGGGATCCTCACCCAGGCCGGTGGCGGGCGCCGGCACGGGCGTGGGCCGCCTAACAGGTTCGCCGTAGCCGACCTCGTCCGCCGAGGCGGCACCCTTCTGCGGTTTCTGTCGGATGAAGGGAAGTGGAACACGGTGGTGATGGGCATACGGCGCCGATCAATGCCGCCGCGCAACATGTCGCTAAACCAAGAGACGGTTGCCTTCGGCGGCCGGCTGTGGTGGGTCGACCTGACCTTGGGCGTCATCTCCCTCGACCCGTTCCGCGACACGCCGGAGATCTTCTGCACCCTGCTGCCCAGCCGCAGCGTGCTGCCTGCACGCGCACCCACGGAGACTGGAGATTTCAGCAAGGACGAGGAAACTGCCAGGTACATGAGGGAGGTGGCCAAGTTCCGGCGCGTTGGGGTCAGCGAGGGGAGGCTGAGGTACGCCGAGCTCGCTCCGGGCGGGCCATTTCTGCTCAGCTCGTTTGCGCTCGATGACGAGGGCCGCGCCTGGACGCTGGAGCAGCAGGTGGAGCTCAGAAAGGTCTTGGCGGATGGAGGCTATCCCGTGCGGCACAACTCGGCGGCGCCACAGATCGCCGTCCTCGACCCTCTGAACGCCTGCGCCGTGCATCTCAAGGTCGGCGAccacgtcgtcgtcgtggacatCCACAAGGGGAAAGTGATCGGGGCATCTCGGCTGCAAGATGACTACTCTTCTCTTGTACCATGTGTGCTTCCGCCGTGGCTTGgagcaagccggatccctacaacAG